A stretch of Deltaproteobacteria bacterium DNA encodes these proteins:
- the rpsT gene encoding 30S ribosomal protein S20 translates to MANHKSAEKRARQAERRRARNRGVTSALRTRVKALREAIASGDKAAATARLRDAEKALRQAATKGVMKKETASRQVSRLAKAVHKVA, encoded by the coding sequence GTGGCCAATCACAAGTCCGCTGAGAAACGTGCTCGCCAGGCCGAGCGCCGCCGCGCCCGCAATCGCGGCGTCACGAGCGCGCTGCGCACGCGCGTGAAGGCGCTGCGCGAGGCGATCGCCAGCGGCGACAAGGCGGCAGCCACCGCGAGGCTGCGCGATGCCGAGAAGGCGCTGCGCCAGGCGGCGACCAAGGGCGTGATGAAGAAGGAGACCGCGAGCCGCCAGGTCTCGCGCCTCGCGAAGGCCGTGCACAAAGTCGCTTAG
- a CDS encoding DUF4388 domain-containing protein, translating into MGVALHGNLRDFGIGEVFQLIGQQQKTGVLDVAAENVRVRIAFDRGGVVWGETMGPYEHAALGDLVVRSGLVKPERLLALERAVQDGEGDLRTLLTTRGDLGEAQVQEAVDLLTHNTMFLLLRWTQGSFHFTAQPVMGEGDTAAATPAEQILMDALRMVDEWRTFDADARALDTVWKRSDAFDVFRERAEGESPKRIELARRIFEGIDGRASGARLVDLARISEFDGVYWISRLRRAGVIEPLARVSAPARVRARLRFDLFESLASASAVIPVVLLGLALAGLATDSRERPELAAGAALAQQGDAAFARARARAAVEAYRFAHGAWPKDIATALAEVPGAMATANPGEYYFAHRGDNFVVLMPEE; encoded by the coding sequence GTGGGCGTCGCGCTGCACGGCAATCTCCGCGACTTCGGCATCGGCGAAGTCTTCCAGCTGATCGGCCAGCAGCAGAAGACCGGCGTCCTCGACGTCGCCGCGGAGAACGTGCGCGTGCGAATCGCGTTCGATCGCGGCGGCGTGGTGTGGGGCGAGACCATGGGCCCCTACGAGCACGCCGCCCTCGGCGACCTCGTGGTGCGCAGCGGTCTCGTGAAGCCCGAGCGCCTGCTCGCGCTCGAGCGCGCGGTGCAGGACGGCGAGGGCGACCTGCGCACGCTGCTGACGACGCGCGGCGACCTCGGCGAAGCGCAGGTGCAGGAAGCGGTCGACCTGCTCACGCACAACACGATGTTCCTCTTGCTGCGCTGGACGCAGGGCTCGTTCCACTTCACCGCGCAGCCCGTGATGGGCGAGGGCGACACCGCCGCGGCCACGCCGGCCGAGCAGATCCTGATGGATGCGCTGCGCATGGTGGACGAGTGGCGCACGTTCGACGCCGACGCGCGCGCGCTCGACACAGTGTGGAAGCGCAGCGATGCGTTCGACGTCTTCCGCGAGCGCGCCGAGGGCGAGTCGCCGAAGCGCATCGAGCTCGCGCGGCGGATCTTCGAGGGGATCGACGGAAGAGCGAGCGGGGCGCGCTTGGTGGATCTGGCGCGCATCTCCGAGTTCGACGGCGTCTACTGGATCTCGCGCCTGCGCCGCGCGGGCGTGATCGAGCCGCTCGCGCGCGTGAGTGCGCCAGCGCGCGTCCGCGCCCGGCTCCGCTTCGACCTGTTCGAGTCGCTCGCGTCGGCCTCGGCCGTGATTCCGGTCGTGCTCCTCGGATTGGCGCTGGCCGGGCTCGCCACGGACAGCCGCGAGCGCCCCGAGCTCGCGGCGGGCGCTGCGCTCGCGCAGCAGGGCGACGCCGCCTTTGCGCGCGCACGGGCGCGGGCCGCCGTCGAGGCGTATCGCTTCGCGCACGGCGCGTGGCCGAAGGACATTGCGACGGCTCTCGCAGAAGTGCCCGGCGCGATGGCGACCGCAAACCCCGGCGAATACTATTTCGCGCACCGCGGCGACAACTTCGTGGTGCTGATGCCCGAGGAGTAG
- the holA gene encoding DNA polymerase III subunit delta codes for MTPAELARELAGGRVRPAYLLAGAEALLRDDALAAIRRAALGEDGGDFDVDKLAGDKTTPGQLQDAVRSLPMLAKQRLVVLREPEARKGGKGEALAEALAGVVTDAAASDTCVLVVVAEQIDRRSKWVKAFAEPAAFVACDPPKNAREAQGFLREEAKAQGVSLDAGAAELLAESVGPNLLALRQELAKAALYAGPGAKITRAHVQETISAVAEEPIWDLTDAIGEGRSADALGLLGRMLAAGAPAPVLLGALASHFRRLARTRAGEAPAGPPFVVQKLERQARRYTPTRLVSCLRAIHEVDEVLKGAGAIPQGLALERLVLGLSA; via the coding sequence GTGACGCCGGCGGAGCTCGCGCGCGAGCTCGCGGGCGGACGCGTTCGCCCCGCCTACCTGCTCGCCGGCGCAGAGGCGCTGCTGCGCGACGACGCGCTCGCCGCGATCCGGCGCGCCGCGCTCGGCGAGGACGGCGGCGACTTCGACGTCGACAAGCTCGCGGGCGACAAGACCACGCCGGGGCAGCTGCAAGATGCCGTGCGCTCGCTGCCGATGCTCGCGAAGCAGCGGCTCGTCGTGCTGCGCGAGCCCGAGGCGCGCAAGGGCGGCAAGGGCGAGGCGCTGGCGGAGGCGCTCGCCGGAGTCGTTACGGACGCCGCGGCGAGCGACACGTGCGTGCTGGTCGTCGTCGCCGAGCAGATCGACCGGCGCTCGAAGTGGGTGAAGGCGTTCGCGGAGCCCGCCGCGTTCGTCGCGTGCGATCCGCCGAAGAACGCGCGCGAGGCGCAAGGCTTCCTACGCGAGGAGGCGAAGGCGCAGGGCGTTTCGCTCGACGCCGGCGCGGCCGAGCTGCTCGCCGAGTCCGTCGGGCCGAATCTGCTCGCGCTGCGCCAAGAGCTCGCGAAGGCCGCGCTCTATGCGGGCCCGGGCGCGAAGATCACTCGCGCCCACGTGCAGGAGACGATCTCAGCGGTCGCCGAGGAGCCGATCTGGGATCTCACCGACGCGATCGGCGAAGGCCGCAGCGCCGACGCGCTCGGCCTGCTCGGCCGCATGCTGGCGGCAGGAGCGCCCGCGCCCGTGTTGTTAGGCGCGCTCGCCTCCCACTTCCGCCGCCTCGCGCGCACCCGCGCGGGCGAAGCACCCGCCGGCCCGCCCTTCGTCGTGCAGAAGCTCGAGCGCCAGGCCCGCCGCTACACCCCCACGCGACTCGTCTCCTGCCTGCGCGCCATCCACGAAGTCGACGAAGTCCTGAAGGGCGCCGGCGCCATCCCCCAGGGCCTCGCGCTCGAACGCCTCGTCCTAGGACTCTCGGCCTAA